Sequence from the Cellulosilyticum sp. I15G10I2 genome:
ATATATGGTTTCATTCCTTACCTGGCTTAGGATCGCCTCCCTTCTATGTCCTTGAGTTTTTTTAGGAAATCTATCTCCATTTGTTTTCTATGATTCTCCGCCTCAAGCAGCTTATTCATAGCCCTCAGCTTCTCCAGTTCAGACATTTCATCCTCATCTTTTCTCTTCCCACGTTTATCCTGGAGGGCTTCAACTCCGTCTTTATCATATTTGTTCACCCATGTATAGACTTGCTGATAAGACACCATATATTTCTCGGCTGTCTCTGCATAATTGTTCTGGTGTTCTATACAATACTTGACAATTTCAACCTTCTCATCATAAGTGGTTTTTCTTCCATTGGTCATGATAGGCACACCTCCTGTTCCGGAAGCTTTTAGCTTCTCATGACTATTATACTT
This genomic interval carries:
- a CDS encoding helix-turn-helix domain-containing protein — protein: MGQKSNFSAEQKLKYVLRCIEGKDSINHIASLAGIGCTTLRQWIDNYQSLGFDGLSTTSKNSRYSTTLKYMAVKDYLDGIGSLSDICKKYRIRSNRQLRNWVSKYNSHEKLKASGTGGVPIMTNGRKTTYDEKVEIVKYCIEHQNNYAETAEKYMVSYQQVYTWVNKYDKDGVEALQDKRGKRKDEDEMSELEKLRAMNKLLEAENHRKQMEIDFLKKLKDIEGRRS